One Nicotiana tomentosiformis chromosome 4, ASM39032v3, whole genome shotgun sequence genomic window carries:
- the LOC138909928 gene encoding uncharacterized protein encodes MDHFLPGETKAARAAEFESLKQGGMNVWEYHIEFACLSKYAIHMLPTMETRVHRFVQGLSPLVINKAATSALNSDINYGKMVAFAQDIEDPKLKNRREREGNSKRRTVGNLGGSSGGGRLAFKGGSLGPSQSSTQSSMSAQLSGLSQGNMGPHQQGPPEGIFQQQRRPPCPKCGRMYFGA; translated from the coding sequence atggatcatttcttgcccgGCGAGACTAAGGCGgcccgtgccgctgagtttgagagcctgaagcagggtggcatgaatgtgtgggagtaccatatagaGTTCGcgtgcctgtccaagtatgctattcacatgttgcccactatggagacTAGAGTGcatcggtttgtgcagggccttagccccttggtcaTTAATAAGGCCGCTACGagtgccttgaattctgatataaactatgggaagatggtggcatttgctcaagatATAGAGGATCCTAAACTGAAAAATAGAAGAGAACGTGAGGGTAACAGCAAGAGACGGACCGTGGGCAACttgggtggttcttctggtggtggtagGTTGGCATTTAAGGGAGGGTCATTAGGGCCATCTCAGTCATCCACTCAGTCTTCGATGAGTGCACAACTATCCGGGCTcagtcagggcaacatgggaccccaccagcagggtccgCCTGAAGGGATattccagcagcagcggaggcccccatgccctaagtgtgggaggatgtacTTTGGGGCCTGA